GCAAGCGGCGGCTCAGCAGCAGCAAATTGGCCAGGAGCTAGCCGCCCTGCAAATTCGTTTGGCCGATGCCGGGGAGCGTGTGCCCGTGGTGCGCGACACCATCGGCAGCCTGCTGAGCTCGTTTGGGCTGCAGTTTACGGGCGAAAACGGCGCTACGCTGGTGGAGCAACTGAAGGGCCTGAGCGCCGAGTTTGCGCGGAAAAAGCAAGCCCGCACCGATGTGGACAAGCTGCTCAGCACAGCCCAGGCCCGCACCGAGGAGCTGACCAAAAGCCGCGCCGACAACCAGCAGTGGCTCACGGCCAACAGAGAGGTGCTGATGCAGCGCTTCAAGGCCATTGAGCAATTGCGTGCCCAGCGCCAGGAGTTCTTTACCGGTACCGATGTGGCCCAGGCACGGGCGCAGCTGGCCGAGGCCGTGCGCCAGGCCGCCGAGGCGTATGAGCGCCACGATAAAGCCTTTTGTGAGCAGGAAGCTACCCTGGCCCGCCACGACGAACGCCATCAGCAGCTGGCCGAGGAAATCGCGCAGCAACAGCAGCAGCGCGACCAACGCCACGCCGCTTTGCTGGCCGACCTGCAAGCCGCCGGCCTGCCCGCCGATGGCGCCGCGCTGGCTGCCCGCCTGCTGCCCGAGCACGAGGTGCACCGCCTGGCCGAGCAGTTGCAAGCCCACGAACGCGCCGTGGCAACCGCGCAACACAGCATTACGGAGCTCACGCATCAGCACCAAACCGAGCAGGCCCGCGCCCTCACCACCGAACCCGCTGAGGTGGTATTGGGGCAGCTGCGCGAGGCCGAGCAGCAGCTGGCCGCCCTCAACCAGCAGCTGGGCCAGCGCCAGCAGCGCCTTGCCGACCACCGCAGCGGGCAGGAGCGCCACGCCCAGATTGTGGCCGAGCTGGACAAGCAATTGCAGGAAGCCCGCCGCTGGCGCCGCCTGGCCGAGCTCATTGGCTCGGCCGATGGCAAGAAGTTCAGCGAGTTTGCGCAGGGCCTCACGCTGGCCCGCCTCGTGGAGCTGGCCAACCGCCACCTGGCCCGCCTCAACGACCGGTACCGCATTACGCGCAACCCGCACGAGCACCTCGATCTGCTGATTGTGGACGAGTACCAGGCCGGCAGCACCCGCTCGATGAACTCGCTCTCGGGCGGTGAAAGCTTTTTGGTAAGCCTGGCCCTGGCCCTAGGTCTGTCGGAGCTGGCCGGCCGCAAGACCCAGATCGACACGCTGTTCATCGACGAAGGCTTCGGCACCCTCGACCCCGATACGCTCGACGTGGCGCTTTCGGCCCTCGAAACGCTGCAGGGCACGGGCAAAATGATCGGCATCATCTCGCACGTAGAGGCCCTGAAGGAACGCGTGAGCACCCAGATTCACGTGCGGCGCGGCGCCGGCGGCGTCAGCTCGCTCCGCGTAGTAGGTTTCGGCACTGAGGCGTAGCACAGCAGTAGCGCGGTGTAGCGCGGACTTTGTAGTCCGCGTCCACAGACAGTATTTTCTAATCGTTGCGTGTAGCGCGGGCTTCAGCCCGCGCTACACGCACTGCCGCCCTAGGTCCGAAAACAGAAATTACGAGTTGAAGACGCGAACTACAAGTTCGCGCTACACGCGCTGCACCGCGCTACAATTGCGCGGCCACCCCAGCGGCGCGTATTTCCTCCCAGCTCCAATACCGCCGCGGCTCGATTCCGGCGTATTGCTTTTGCAAGAAGCCGACGACTTCCTGCTCCAACTCAGTGGCGGAGATGGATGAGGCATAGATAGGCCGCTGATCGGGGTCGGCGTAGCGCTGCACTTTGCTGAGGCCGCGGTCCGAGAGGCGCAGCAAGGGGCCGGTATCGGTTACGGCGTCGCACGTCCAGAGGCGGCGGGAGGTTTCCAGCTCATTCAGGCGCTCGGCCAAGGGCGCAAGCGGCAGGCGGGGCAACGTGGGCCGCGATTCCAGATCGACCCAGGTGGTGTATTTGTACTCCAGCTCGTAGCGCTGGCCGTGGTAGCAGCTCAGTACCACATCGTAGCCGGCGGTGGGGCCAAACAGGGCGTAGTAAGGCAGCGGCTCGGGCGAGTGTAGTACCACCAAGCCCAACTCGGGGTAGCGGCGCAGCTGCGTGGCGGGGCTTTGCATGGCGGCAATGCCTTGGCGCACACGCTCGTGCTCTGGGGCCCAGGCGGTGCGCCCTAGGTCGGGGGTTTGCAACACCTCGGCAAAGGCCGGCAGAAACCAGGCAAACTTTTCCGCCGAGGCTTCGTCTTCGCGGCGGCGCAGCTCAGGCGCGCCGAACGGCGGGTAAAACAGCTCTTTTTCCTTGGCGTTCAGCCAGCAAACCAGCTGCAGGGCGGTGTCGGCCAGGGGGTGCTGCCAGTCCAGCTCCCGAAAATCACCTAGGGTTGCTACCATGCGCAGCAGGGTTTCGTGCTGCAACGCCAGCTCGGGGTTCAGCAGCGCCCACACGCCCACAAACCCATCCACATCGAAGTGGTTGGCCGTGACGAATTGGGCCCGCTGCAGCTCGTGGGGCGGGGTGCGCAGCGCCCGCAAGGCCGAGCCGGCGCTGGTATCGTCGCGGTAGGGCTGGGGCGTGGGGGCCTGGCGCCAGTGGGCCAGCGTAAGGGCCGCTCTGGGCAGGATGCTATCGACGACAACGGTGGCGACGGCCTGGCGGCGGGCCTGAGCAAACGGCAGAAAAGCAAGCAGGGGCATACGCCGGCAAAGAAACAGCCGCCGGGCCAATTAGCGGCGCCGCCGGCGGTTGCTGATGCGCTCCACGCGGCTGCGCTTTATCCAGTGCAAGTACTTCTGCAGCTCGTCGGCACTGCGCAGCGCCTCTACCGAATGGTACTGGCGGGCCAGGGCTTTGTTGGTAAGCAACAAGTGCACGGTGCTGTGGCAGGGCTGGCACAAGTCGATGGTGGGCCCGTAGCGGCCGCCCTCCTCGCGGGGCACCAAATGGTGGCGCGATACCTGCTGCACCTGCCGCTCGCATAGTTGGCAGGTGGGTTCGGGCGGCGGGGCCGCGGCTGCAAAAGTTACTTTCCGTCGTGAAGCCACAAAGCGGGCTTACGCGAAGGTCGGATAGCAGGATGCCCAGGGCTGCATACGGAAACCGTGCGTTCAGAAAAAAATTACTTGTGCTTTTTCCAGGGCGTTTGTCAGATTTATATATTTGGTAGCATCAGTGTGCCAAAGGTCCAATAAGTCAATTTCTTACCTAGCTGTTCGGGCCCGCGCTGAGCTTCCGCTCCTACCCTACCACCCGCCTCCCTCCCCTGGTACCTCTTCAATTCATTTCACACACTCCGCCCTATGAACACTCCTACCCTTGCTTTGTGGAAACGCATGAGCAGCCTTGCCGCGCTGCTTGTTGTGTTGCTGCTGTGCTCGCCTAGCGCCAAGGCCCAAACCTGGATGGTATCAACCGACCCGTTCGTGCGGATCGGCGTTGCTGACAAGTTCGGGCAGCTTGGCGCCTACAAGGCCAAATTCACCGTTACAAGCCAGGCATCGGGCAAAAGCTACACCCTGGTGAAGGACGTGCAGAACGGCCAGAACGGCGTGGACGTCATCTTCCCGAGCCCGGCCACCGAGGCCGATTTCTTCCAGACGGAAACCGGCATTGCGGCCAACGGCGCCCCCGGCGACTACACCTGGGTGTGCGAGGTAAGCGGCAAGCGTGCCGGTGGCGGCCGCTTTTCGCTG
The sequence above is drawn from the Hymenobacter sp. YIM 151858-1 genome and encodes:
- a CDS encoding DUF6687 family protein; this translates as MPLLAFLPFAQARRQAVATVVVDSILPRAALTLAHWRQAPTPQPYRDDTSAGSALRALRTPPHELQRAQFVTANHFDVDGFVGVWALLNPELALQHETLLRMVATLGDFRELDWQHPLADTALQLVCWLNAKEKELFYPPFGAPELRRREDEASAEKFAWFLPAFAEVLQTPDLGRTAWAPEHERVRQGIAAMQSPATQLRRYPELGLVVLHSPEPLPYYALFGPTAGYDVVLSCYHGQRYELEYKYTTWVDLESRPTLPRLPLAPLAERLNELETSRRLWTCDAVTDTGPLLRLSDRGLSKVQRYADPDQRPIYASSISATELEQEVVGFLQKQYAGIEPRRYWSWEEIRAAGVAAQL
- a CDS encoding HNH endonuclease, with protein sequence MASRRKVTFAAAAPPPEPTCQLCERQVQQVSRHHLVPREEGGRYGPTIDLCQPCHSTVHLLLTNKALARQYHSVEALRSADELQKYLHWIKRSRVERISNRRRRR